CAAGCTCGGCAGCGGCGGTCTGCGCGACGTCGAGTTCGCGGTCCAGCTGCTGCAGCTGGTGCACGGTCGCGTCGACGAGCAGATCCGCAGCCCCAACACGCTGGAGGCGCTCAGCGCGCTGACCGAGCGCGGATACGTCGGGTGGCGCGACGGTTCGGCGCTGGAGGAGTCGTACGAGTTCCTGCGCGCACTCGAACACCGCTTGCAGCTCTTCCGCCTGCGGCGCACACACCTCGTGCCCGAGGACCCCGACGACCTGCGCCGCATCGGCCGCAGCATGGGATTCACCACGAACCCGGCCGAGAACCTCGTCAAGGAGTGGCAGGCGCACCGGCGGATCGTCAGCCGGCTGCACGAGAAGATCTTCTACCGTCCGTTGCTCGAGGCGGTCGCCTCGCTGCCCGAGGATCGGTTGCGGCTCAGCACGCAGGCCGCCGAGGACCGGCTCGCCGCCCTCGGCTTCAGCGATCCCCGCGGCGCCATGGCGCACATCAGTGCCCTGTCCTCGGGAGTCACGCGCCGCGCGGTGATCCAGCGCTCGCTGCTGCCGGCGATGCTCAGCTGGTTCGCCGAGTCGCCCCAGCCCGACGCGGCGCTGCTGGCCTTCCGGCAGATCTCCGAGGAGCTCGGCGACTCGCCCTGGTACCTGCGCAAGCTGCGCGACGAGGGCACCGGCGCCCAGCAGTTCGCCCAGATGCTGTCCTCCAGCACCTACGTCACCGACCTCATCCGCCGGGCGCCCGACGCCGTGGCGCTGCTCGGTGACGACGATGCCCTGGTCCCGCGCGAGCTGGAACGTCTCGACACCGAGATGACGCTGGCGGCCAGGCGACACCCGATCCCCGAGGGCGCGGTGCGCGCGATCCGGCGCATCCGGCGCCGCGAGCTGTGCCGCGTGGCGATGTCCGACGTGCTGGGCCGGCTGGACATCACCGAGGTCGGCGAGGCACTGACCTCGATCAACACCGCCACGATCGCCGCCACATTGCGCACGGCGGAGTTGGCGTGGTCCATCGAGCACGACCGGCCGGTGCCGACGCGCAACGCGATCATCCTCATGGGGCGTCTCGGCGGCCACGAGGCGGGCTACGGCTCCGACGCCGACGTCATGTTCGTGCACGACCCGATCGCGGGCGCCGATGTCGACGAGGCCAAGGCGTGCGCCCTGTGGGTTGCGCAGCTGATTCGCAAGATGCTCGGCGAGGCCGGTGCCGACCCCGCGCTCGAGATCGACGCCGGACTGCGGCCCGAGGGCAAGAACGGCCCGCTCGTGCGGACCTTCGACGCCTACGCGGCCTACTACGCGAAGTGGTCCGACACCTGGGAGGCGCAGGCTCTGCTGCGTGCCGAGGCGGCCGTCGGCGACCCGGAGCTCTGCGAGCGCTTCACGGCCCTGATCGATCCGCTGCGCTATCCCGAGGACGGCCTGTCGACCACCCAGGAGCGTGAGATCCGGCGGATCAAGGCGCGGGTCGACTCCGAGCGGCTGCCGCGAGGCGCCAATCCGAACACGCACCTGAAGCTGGGGCGCGGTGGACTGGCCGATGTCGAGTGGACGATCCAGCTGCTGCAGATGCAGCACGCCCATCGCGTGCCGGCGCTGCGCACGACCCGCACCCTCGCCGCGCTGGAGGCCGCCGCCGAGGCCGGCCTGTTGTCGACCGAGGACGCGCAGGCGCTCATCGAGTCGTGGCGCCTCGTCGCACGGATCCGCAACGGCGTCGTCCTGTGGCGGGCCAAGCCGGCCGAGTCGATGGTCGAGACGGCCACCGACCGGGCCGGCCTGGCCCATCTGCTGGGCATCGGCCAGGACCACACCGAGGAGATGGTGAACGACTACATGCGCATCACGCGGCGTGCGCGTCAGGTCGTCGAGCGCGTCTTCTACGAGTGACGGCTCGAGCCGAGGGGGAGCGGCCGGCCGGGGGTTAGCCTGAGCACATGCTCTCCCGGTTGCTCCCCGTCCTGCTGACGGCGGGTCTGCTCTCGGCGGTTCCCGCGGTCGCCTCCGCCGAGCCCGCCCCCACCACGCCACCTCCGGCCGTGGTCCCGACCGCGGCGCCCGCGCCCCAGCGCATCGTGATGACGGAGCGCCCCCGGGTGAAGGGCACGGCACGCTTCGGCCGGACGCTGCAGCGGAGCGTGGGGCGCTACTCGGTCGGCGGCCT
Above is a window of Aeromicrobium senzhongii DNA encoding:
- a CDS encoding bifunctional [glutamine synthetase] adenylyltransferase/[glutamine synthetase]-adenylyl-L-tyrosine phosphorylase; the protein is MSRSRFADPESARANLARLGEVSVDFVDQISAVADPDTALASLVALAETDDGRGVIEALDDDPVLRQRVMVVLGTSRAIGDFWRRHPQYVMDLVGENLLERPATEPEYRDWLTDATDPDTLRVRYHRELAAIAARDLNAHTTFAQSSAELSDLAVATLEAALRIAVANEPEADLVRLAVIAMGKTGGHELNYVSDVDVIFVHEPTEGADDHRATAVAARLASAIIKICGEHTAEGTIWEVDPNLRPEGKQGPLSRTLASHIAYYDRWAVTWEFQALLKARYAAGDRELADEYLAALQPLVWKAAERENFVPEVRRMRRRVIENIPAAHRDRQLKLGSGGLRDVEFAVQLLQLVHGRVDEQIRSPNTLEALSALTERGYVGWRDGSALEESYEFLRALEHRLQLFRLRRTHLVPEDPDDLRRIGRSMGFTTNPAENLVKEWQAHRRIVSRLHEKIFYRPLLEAVASLPEDRLRLSTQAAEDRLAALGFSDPRGAMAHISALSSGVTRRAVIQRSLLPAMLSWFAESPQPDAALLAFRQISEELGDSPWYLRKLRDEGTGAQQFAQMLSSSTYVTDLIRRAPDAVALLGDDDALVPRELERLDTEMTLAARRHPIPEGAVRAIRRIRRRELCRVAMSDVLGRLDITEVGEALTSINTATIAATLRTAELAWSIEHDRPVPTRNAIILMGRLGGHEAGYGSDADVMFVHDPIAGADVDEAKACALWVAQLIRKMLGEAGADPALEIDAGLRPEGKNGPLVRTFDAYAAYYAKWSDTWEAQALLRAEAAVGDPELCERFTALIDPLRYPEDGLSTTQEREIRRIKARVDSERLPRGANPNTHLKLGRGGLADVEWTIQLLQMQHAHRVPALRTTRTLAALEAAAEAGLLSTEDAQALIESWRLVARIRNGVVLWRAKPAESMVETATDRAGLAHLLGIGQDHTEEMVNDYMRITRRARQVVERVFYE